The Rhizobium leguminosarum DNA segment CCGCCGACGTCGGCATCGCCATGGGCACGGGAACCGACGTAGCGATCGAGAGCGCCGGCGTCACGCTGCTGAAAGGCGACCTGCAGGGCATCGCCAGGGCGCGCAAGCTCAGCCATGCGACCATGAGCAACATCCGCCAGAACCTGTTCTTTGCCTTCATCTACAACGCGGCGGGCGTGCCCGTCGCGGCGGGTGTGCTCTATCCAGCGTTCGGGCTGTTGCTCTCACCGATCATTGCGGCCGCCGCGATGGCGCTGTCCTCCGTCAGCGTCATCGGCAACTCGCTGCGGCTGCGCAGGTCTTCTCTCGACTAAGGTGGACCGGCAGTTGGTCTGCCGGGACACGATATTCGAACACCCTCCTGTGCAGGAGGTGGAACCAGACCAGGTAGAAGGAGAATGAACATGACAACGATAAGACTGCCACACACCGCCATGCTGGCCGCGCTGATAACCTTCGGTGGAGCGGGCCTCGCGCTGGGGCAAACGAACGATGCCGACCCTCATCATCCTGCGACATCGGCGCAGGCAACCCCACCGTCCGATGCGGACGACGGAACGACGGGGCAGGGCCAGGGAGCCATGCCCGGCGGATCCGGCATGATGCCCGACGGAATGATGGGGCGGGGTATGATGGACGGCATGCCGATGATGCCGATGCACGGGCACATGATGAAGATCATGCTGGCAGTGGCCGATGCCGACGGGGACGGCGCGCTGTCCTTCGAAGAGGTGACGGCGATCCACAAACGGATCTTCGACAGCGTGGATGCGAACAAGGACGGCAAGGTCACCCCCGAGGAGATACAAGCGTTCATGCGCGAGTAGCGGACTGCCGATCGGAGACGCCCAGAAGCGGTGGCTGGATGCCCGCGACGACACTGCGGATGTGATATCGTCGATGGGCATTGACCACGGGAGGGGGAGATGCGCCTAGAACAGGATGATTTTAGGCCCGCTCGGCCTAAGAGCCTGACTCGAAAAGGTTTCAACGATATCCGTACCTTGCCAAGCGTCGTGTCAGGACCCGGATGTGGGCGATAGTGACCCAGGCCTCGGCTGAGGCGACGGACTTTTCCCAATCCTTCGCCAATCGTCGGCATCTGCCAAGCCATGCGAAGGTGCGCTCCACTACCCAGCGACGCGGCAGAACCTCGAAGCCCTTGGCCTTGTCGGTCCGCTTGACGATCTGGAGAGTGAACGCAGCGATCTTTTGCAGTGCGCCCCTCAGCTTCGGTCCGGCATAACCACCATCGGCGAAGATATGTCTCAGCCACGGCCAGCGCTTGAGAATGGTTTTGAGAACCGCAGGCGCGCCGTCGCGATCCTGAATATCGGCGCTGTGAACCATGAGGCCGACCATCAGTCCGAGCGTGTCGACGACGATATGACGCTTGCGTCCCTTTATCTTCTTGCCCGCGTCATAGCCCGAAATTCCGCCGCTTTCCGTGGTTTTCACGCTTTGACTGTCGATCACGCCCGCAGACGGCGAGGCTTCCCGACCTTCCAAGTCACGCGCCTCCATCACAAGATGATGGTTGATCCGACCCCATAACCCTGTCGCTCGCCATTCATAGAAATAGGACTGCACAGTTGTAAAAGGTGGAAAATCTCTGGGCATCATCCGCCACTGGCACCCCGTCGTGGCGATGTAAAGCAACGCATTCACGACCTCGCGAAGATCGGTACTGCGCGGCCTGCCCAACCGCCTCGGTCCAGGCAGGCAAGGCGAGATCAATCCCCACTCCCGGTCCGTCAGATCGCTTGCATACCGCACTGTGCGTCGGGCATATTGCCGACGGGTGAAATCAGTCCAGCCCATTGTGGTCTCCGTTCGTCCTAAGCAAACAAACAGAATCACAACTGGCTGATTTCACTCAACTCTTTTTCGGTCAGGCTCTAAGATCTGAATCCTGTTCTACATTAAAGAGTTAGAGCATGATGTCATAAGAAAACCGCTCACACTTTTCGGCATCATGCTCTAGTCCTACTGTCACTGATCCTCGGCGCAGGCGGGTTCGGAAGCCGGCTCGTAATATCCGATGTCAAACCTCCGACAGCACATCGGCGAGCATCGAGCGGACCTTGCCCGCCAGAAGGTTCAGCATTTCATTGTCGATCGGCTGCATCGACGCGACCGGATCGATGGCGCTCACCACGACATCGCCGGCACTGACGTAGCGCACGATGACATTGCACGGCAGCATGGCTCCGACCTTCGGTTCCAGTTTCATCGCCTCGAACGCCATGTGCGGGTTGCAGGCTCCGAGGATGAGGTAGTCATTGGTGTCGACGCCGATCTTCTTCTGCATGGTTGCCTTGACATCGATCTCCGTCAGAACACCGAAACCGTGCTTGGAAAGAGCGGATTTCGTCCTGCGGACGGCATCTTCGAAACTGGTTGCCGACAAGGTTCTATCCAGCGTGTAGGTCATAAGATATCTCCTTTGGCAGTGGGAAGTCTCAACATAGACATTCTGCCTCTCCGCTTTGAGGCGTTATCCTCCACGAATATGGAGTTGCCTTTAAGGATACGACGAATGCCGGGTTCAGACGTTGCGATGGATCAAACCATATGCCGCAATGCCGAAGCGACACCGAGGATCGAGCCGCCCGACGCGAGAGCAAGGATTTTTTGAGTGCGATTGGCTCATTTCAGGGCTCATAACCGTTGAGCTTTTGAGCTGGCTGTTTCGAGGCGGTGATCAGCGCGCAAACAGGTCGCATCCGATCCCTTTCGACTGGCCATGCTTGAGGAAGAGAACAGGCAGACCAAGCGTTTCGGCGAGCGCAAGACCACGTACTTCCCCGAGAACCATCATCGCCGTCGCCCAGGCGTCGGCGCTCATACAATCGCAGGCGATCACGGTGACGGACGCGGGCGGATGTCTGAGCGGCATGCCGAGGCGCGGGTCCATGGTGTGCGACAGACGGCGGCCGCCGACATCGATCCAGTGCCGATAGTCGCCGGACGTCGCAACGGCGGCGTCTTCTAGCACGAGCATGGAATGCGCGGCACGCGTTTCCAGGTTTGGCATTTCGACGGCGACGGTCCAGCCGCGACCGTCGGGCTGAGTGCCGAGCGCTCGCAGTTCGCCGTCGATGGAGAAGAGGCCGGCTTCGATACCGTGCTGGCGCGCAGCCTCGGTCAGTTGATCGACACCATAACCCTTAGCAATGCCATTGAGATCGAAGCACATCTCGGAGTGCTTGCAGGCGCGTCCGGCGGCCTTGTCTAGCTCCAGAACATCATGGGCCGGGCTGCGTCTCGCAAGACGGGCGGTCTTGATTCGGTCCTCGCTTGCGTCCGCCGGGCCGAAACCCCACGCGGTGATGGCATCACCCATGCCGATATCGAAGGCGCCGCCCGAGGCCTGGCCGATTTCAAGACCCGCTCCCAGCACGGTAAGCAGCCGGTCGGGCAGAGAAACCCATCCACCGGGCTTTGCGGCGTTCAAGCGGTTAAGGTCGCTTTCAGGCCTCCAGGTGGACATTTGTTTGTCGACTTCGGTCACGGCGTCGGCCATCGCCTTGCGGGTGCGGTGGACATCGAAATCCGATGGCATGTGAAAGAGGGCTGACCAGCGCGTGCCCATTGTCGGACCGTTCATCGCGTAGCGCGTCATGTCAGTACACGTCCTCGGCGTAGCGGCCATTGGCTTTCAGGAGCGCGAGGTTGAAACCCTGTGCCGCGAGAATGTCGGCGAGCACGGCCGCAACGGCCGCCGCCATGTCCCGACTCCCGCAGATGAGAACCTGACCGCCCGCGGCGATAAGCTTGCCGATTCGCTCGGCATCCTTGCGCAGAATATCCTGCACATAGGCCGGGCTCGTGGTTCGCGAGAAAGCGGTCGATACCGAGGTCAGCCGGCCGTCCTTGTTCCAGTTCGAAAGTTCCTCCGCGTAAAGCGCGTCGCTAGCTGGATGGCGGGTTCCGAAATAGAGGTGCATGGGACGGCATGCCCGGTTTCCGCGGGCAAAGCCGGCCAGCGGACCGATCCCCGCGCCGGCGCCGATGAGGATAACCGGCTTGCGTCCGCGCGCCGGACGGAACGTCGGGTTCGGACGCACGAAGGCCGCAATAGTCTCGCCCGCTTCCAGCGCGATGAGTTGGCTCGAGCAAAGCCCTCCCACTTGCTTGCGGACGCAGATTTCGAGAAA contains these protein-coding regions:
- a CDS encoding EF-hand domain-containing protein, producing MTTIRLPHTAMLAALITFGGAGLALGQTNDADPHHPATSAQATPPSDADDGTTGQGQGAMPGGSGMMPDGMMGRGMMDGMPMMPMHGHMMKIMLAVADADGDGALSFEEVTAIHKRIFDSVDANKDGKVTPEEIQAFMRE
- a CDS encoding IS5-like element ISRl2 family transposase, translating into MGWTDFTRRQYARRTVRYASDLTDREWGLISPCLPGPRRLGRPRSTDLREVVNALLYIATTGCQWRMMPRDFPPFTTVQSYFYEWRATGLWGRINHHLVMEARDLEGREASPSAGVIDSQSVKTTESGGISGYDAGKKIKGRKRHIVVDTLGLMVGLMVHSADIQDRDGAPAVLKTILKRWPWLRHIFADGGYAGPKLRGALQKIAAFTLQIVKRTDKAKGFEVLPRRWVVERTFAWLGRCRRLAKDWEKSVASAEAWVTIAHIRVLTRRLARYGYR
- a CDS encoding DUF302 domain-containing protein gives rise to the protein MTYTLDRTLSATSFEDAVRRTKSALSKHGFGVLTEIDVKATMQKKIGVDTNDYLILGACNPHMAFEAMKLEPKVGAMLPCNVIVRYVSAGDVVVSAIDPVASMQPIDNEMLNLLAGKVRSMLADVLSEV
- a CDS encoding FAD:protein FMN transferase, which produces MTRYAMNGPTMGTRWSALFHMPSDFDVHRTRKAMADAVTEVDKQMSTWRPESDLNRLNAAKPGGWVSLPDRLLTVLGAGLEIGQASGGAFDIGMGDAITAWGFGPADASEDRIKTARLARRSPAHDVLELDKAAGRACKHSEMCFDLNGIAKGYGVDQLTEAARQHGIEAGLFSIDGELRALGTQPDGRGWTVAVEMPNLETRAAHSMLVLEDAAVATSGDYRHWIDVGGRRLSHTMDPRLGMPLRHPPASVTVIACDCMSADAWATAMMVLGEVRGLALAETLGLPVLFLKHGQSKGIGCDLFAR